From the Tenacibaculum dicentrarchi genome, the window ATGCAACAAGCTGTTACCTGTAGTTCATGTCAGGGAGCAGGTGAAATGCTAGATACCAAACCTAGCGGATCAGATGCACAAGGTTTAATTGTTAAAGAAGAAACTGTTTCAATTAATATCCCTGAAGGAGTTACTGAAGGAGTACAATTAAAAGTTGGTGGAAAAGGAAATGAAGCGCCAGGTAAAAATTCTATTTCTGGTGATTTATTAGTATTGATAGAAGAAATACCTCATGAGAATTTAAAAAGAGAGGGAAGTAATATTCACCACGATTTATATGTTAATTTTTCTGAAGCAGTTTTAGGTGTTTCGAAAGAAGTAGAAACCGTAACAGGAAAAGTAAAAATAAAAATTGAAGCAGGAACGCAGTCTGGTAAAATTTTAAGATTAAAAGGAAAAGGATTACCTAGTATAGAGCATTACGGAACGGGTGATTTCTTAATTCATATTAATGTTTGGACTCCGCAAGAGTTAACCAAAGAGCAGCGTAAGTTTTTTGAGCAAATGCAAAGTGATGATAACTTTAGCCCAAACCCTCAAAAATCTGATAAATCATTTTTTGAGAAAGTAAAAGATATGTTTTCATAGACAAACAGTTTTTTAATTATAAAAGCCCATTCATTTTTTGAGTGGGCTTTTTTATTTCTGATTTTTTTAAAATAATTTGAAGCAATTTCCCGCTTTCCGCACTCGCTTTTTTTATTTTTAAAAGAAAAAATAAAAAAGAGCTCAAACAAATGCTTCAATCGGGGCTAGGCTTTTTTACTAAATTTAATATTTTTTACATAATTTAATAGATAGTATTAGTCTTAGTTACCTTGTTTAATGTTAGTTCTTTACAAGAAATATTTAAGTGTTTACGATTAAAAAAACACATGATAATTAAAATAATACTTCTTTTTGGTAAAAAATGTTGTGAGTTCTTAAAAAGAGTTATATATTTGCAGTGTCTATAAGACGTTATAGACACTTTTTCTTTTTCATAGCAATTTTCCCACTCAATTTATTGAGTGGGTTTTTTTATGAAAGAAGTGAATTTTATAAAAAATTTAAGCAGACCAATCTTATCGACTTATATTTAGTATAAGTAGGAAAGTCTGGACACCACAGAGTAGTATAGCGGATAGTAACCGTCCGATGAAAGTCGAGGACAAGTGCAGCAGAAAGTATGTACAGGTAATGCTGTAGTGAAACCAGGTAAACTCTATACGGTGCAATGTCATGTACATTAGAGCTCGAGCGCTACTCGCGCGATTCTAAGGGGTAGGCAGATTGATTTTACGAGTA encodes:
- the dnaJ gene encoding molecular chaperone DnaJ, with the translated sequence MAKQDYYEILGVSKSATQAEIKKGYRKMAIKYHPDKNPDDKSAEEKFKSCAEAYEILSDDNKKARYDQYGHAAFDGPQGGGGGFGGGGMNMDDIFSQFGDIFGGGGGGFGGFGGGGRQRQARVKGSNMRIRVKLTLEEIATGVEKKVKVRRKVQAEGVTYKTCTTCNGSGQQMRVTNTILGRMQQAVTCSSCQGAGEMLDTKPSGSDAQGLIVKEETVSINIPEGVTEGVQLKVGGKGNEAPGKNSISGDLLVLIEEIPHENLKREGSNIHHDLYVNFSEAVLGVSKEVETVTGKVKIKIEAGTQSGKILRLKGKGLPSIEHYGTGDFLIHINVWTPQELTKEQRKFFEQMQSDDNFSPNPQKSDKSFFEKVKDMFS